Proteins from a genomic interval of Streptomyces sp. Tu6071:
- a CDS encoding aldose 1-epimerase, whose protein sequence is MTTAPETTLTTRTSSLTVRPDLGARLSSLRVGEYELLRPGDHYGSFPMAPFCGRTRDGRFTNGGTIHQLPLNDDPNAIHGTARDHQWATAPAPESEDGRATAAFTYDLAEPWPYTGRVTQLMELGEDALTLRMGIETYGDSFPGQVGWHPWFRRNLGKGGEDVRITFQPGWQEERGADHLPTGRRIDPLPGPWDDCFGMPDGVTVLLTWPGELELTVTSAEKWVVVYDEQADWVCVEPQTGPPNGLNSQPRLITPIEPLEASTTWSWRLL, encoded by the coding sequence GTGACCACCGCACCTGAGACGACGCTGACCACCCGCACTTCCTCCCTCACCGTGCGCCCGGACCTCGGCGCCCGGCTCAGTTCGCTGAGGGTGGGGGAGTACGAACTGCTGCGGCCCGGCGATCACTACGGCTCGTTCCCGATGGCCCCGTTCTGCGGGCGCACCCGCGACGGCCGCTTCACCAACGGCGGGACGATCCACCAGCTCCCGCTCAACGACGACCCCAACGCCATCCACGGCACCGCGCGCGACCACCAGTGGGCGACTGCGCCGGCCCCGGAGAGCGAGGACGGACGGGCCACGGCCGCGTTTACGTACGACCTGGCCGAGCCGTGGCCGTACACCGGGCGGGTCACGCAGCTGATGGAGCTGGGCGAGGACGCCCTCACGCTGCGCATGGGGATCGAGACCTACGGGGACTCGTTCCCCGGGCAGGTCGGCTGGCACCCGTGGTTCCGGCGGAACCTCGGGAAGGGCGGCGAGGACGTGCGGATCACGTTCCAGCCGGGCTGGCAGGAGGAGCGCGGCGCGGACCACCTGCCGACGGGCCGCCGCATCGACCCGCTGCCGGGCCCGTGGGACGACTGCTTCGGGATGCCGGACGGAGTGACGGTTCTGCTCACGTGGCCGGGCGAGCTGGAGCTGACCGTGACCAGCGCGGAGAAGTGGGTCGTGGTCTACGACGAGCAGGCCGACTGGGTCTGCGTGGAGCCCCAGACCGGGCCTCCGAACGGGCTCAACTCGCAGCCGCGTCTCATCACCCCGATCGAGCCGCTGGAGGCGTCGACGACGTGGAGCTGGCGACTGCTGTGA
- a CDS encoding GPP34 family phosphoprotein, translating to MELTLPQRIYLLSAYDPDKADFTATGLQFRGQRLRAAAFAVLVTDGLVRTDGKKAWRLAEKAPRDTFLHGVWDELPADKAQGWLRLVHNKAHTAETPVREQLREAGYVEEPHGHRLNPLAKHKGAPSDTGGLLALRERTRGPVLADALPEQVPDEDVTLAVLCAEGGTGALFTGKEQKAHKETLKRFGAHFDARVPGLRAALLTSILSARSVGGGWS from the coding sequence ATGGAACTGACGCTGCCCCAGCGGATCTACCTCCTCTCCGCCTACGACCCCGACAAGGCCGATTTCACCGCCACCGGGCTCCAGTTCCGGGGCCAGCGCCTGCGCGCCGCCGCCTTCGCCGTGCTCGTGACGGACGGTCTCGTGCGCACCGACGGCAAGAAGGCGTGGCGCCTCGCGGAGAAGGCGCCCCGGGACACGTTCCTGCACGGGGTGTGGGACGAGCTTCCCGCTGACAAGGCGCAGGGCTGGCTCCGGCTCGTCCACAACAAGGCCCACACGGCCGAGACCCCGGTGCGCGAGCAGCTTCGCGAGGCCGGGTACGTGGAGGAGCCGCACGGGCACCGCCTCAATCCGCTCGCCAAGCACAAGGGCGCGCCCAGCGACACCGGGGGACTGCTCGCGCTGCGCGAGCGGACGCGCGGCCCGGTGCTCGCGGACGCGCTGCCGGAGCAGGTCCCGGACGAGGACGTGACGCTCGCGGTGCTGTGCGCCGAGGGCGGCACGGGGGCGCTCTTCACCGGCAAGGAGCAGAAGGCCCACAAGGAGACGCTGAAGCGCTTCGGTGCCCACTTCGACGCCCGCGTCCCCGGACTGCGCGCGGCACTGCTCACCTCGATCCTCTCGGCCCGGTCCGTGGGCGGCGGGTGGAGCTGA
- a CDS encoding alpha/beta hydrolase family protein yields the protein MPDDAVAREAAEADSLFAHPPVPPEATLRYGEHPDQLVDFYASRGPEHPGGHPLVLVLHGGAWRATYDRAHLTPFAGLLARRGFAVALAEYRRGAGLPGQGAKARPGRWPETFDDIATVLDTLPGLARKALPRADPARTVLCGHSSGGHLALWAAARHVLPADAPWRRAEPPALRGVVALAPLADLALARERGVCEGAVEPFLGGPATFGERLPYADPARLLPTGIATTLVQGRDDTEVPSAVAESFADAASAAGEPAGVTLLEGIGHYALVDPAADASAVVAEEIAQLAW from the coding sequence ATGCCGGACGACGCCGTTGCCCGCGAGGCCGCCGAGGCCGACTCGCTCTTCGCGCATCCCCCGGTGCCGCCCGAGGCCACGCTTCGCTACGGCGAGCACCCCGACCAGCTCGTCGACTTCTACGCCTCGCGCGGCCCCGAGCACCCCGGCGGCCACCCCCTCGTCCTCGTCCTGCACGGCGGCGCCTGGCGGGCCACGTACGACAGGGCGCACCTGACGCCGTTCGCCGGGCTGCTCGCGCGGCGCGGCTTCGCGGTCGCGCTCGCCGAGTACCGCAGGGGCGCGGGGCTGCCCGGGCAGGGCGCGAAGGCCCGTCCCGGGCGCTGGCCGGAGACCTTCGACGACATCGCGACGGTGCTCGACACGCTGCCCGGACTCGCCCGCAAGGCGCTCCCGCGGGCGGACCCCGCGCGCACGGTGCTGTGCGGGCACTCCTCGGGCGGGCACCTCGCGCTGTGGGCCGCGGCACGCCACGTCCTCCCGGCCGACGCGCCGTGGCGCCGCGCCGAACCCCCCGCGCTGCGCGGCGTCGTGGCGCTCGCGCCGCTCGCCGACTTGGCGCTCGCGCGCGAGCGGGGTGTGTGCGAGGGCGCCGTCGAGCCCTTCCTCGGCGGCCCGGCGACGTTCGGGGAACGCCTGCCGTACGCCGATCCGGCCCGTCTGCTGCCGACCGGCATCGCGACGACACTCGTGCAGGGGCGCGACGACACCGAAGTCCCCTCCGCCGTCGCCGAGTCCTTCGCCGACGCGGCCTCGGCGGCGGGCGAACCCGCGGGCGTGACGTTGCTCGAAGGCATCGGGCACTACGCGCTCGTCGACCCGGCGGCCGACGCCTCGGCGGTCGTCGCGGAGGAGATCGCCCAACTCGCTTGGTAA
- a CDS encoding DUF3151 domain-containing protein, whose protein sequence is MAIHQNLLGDVPPTHLPEEPEPRELLASGTPATEVAAKFPASSLPWALLADESFEAGDPVASYAYARTGYHRGLDALRRNGWKGHGPVPWEHEPNRGFLRALHALARAAQAIGETEEYERCSDFLRDSSPTAAQTLG, encoded by the coding sequence ATGGCCATTCACCAGAACCTGCTCGGGGACGTGCCCCCGACCCACCTGCCCGAGGAGCCGGAGCCGCGCGAGCTGCTCGCCTCCGGGACCCCCGCCACCGAGGTCGCCGCGAAGTTCCCGGCCTCCTCGCTCCCCTGGGCCCTGCTCGCGGACGAGTCCTTCGAAGCGGGCGACCCCGTGGCCTCGTACGCCTACGCCCGTACCGGCTACCACCGCGGCCTCGACGCGCTGCGCCGCAACGGCTGGAAGGGCCACGGCCCGGTGCCGTGGGAGCACGAGCCGAACCGCGGCTTCCTGCGCGCCCTGCACGCCCTCGCCCGCGCCGCCCAGGCGATCGGCGAGACGGAGGAGTACGAGCGCTGCTCCGACTTCCTGCGCGACTCCTCGCCCACCGCGGCGCAGACCCTCGGCTGA
- the kynU gene encoding kynureninase, with amino-acid sequence MSERHAADTSARPASGNDTAAALRATAHRLDAEDPLRPVRERFTLPEDVVYLDGNSLGALPKAVPDRLARVIAHEWGALGIRSWTESGWWEAPERVGELIAPLVGAGPGQVVVGDSTSVNLFKALVAAVRLAGEGRDEVLVDSSSFPTDGYIAEAAVRLTGHRLVPVLPAEVPGRLGPRTAAVLLNHVDYRTGRLHDLPGLTAAVHEAGAYAVWDLCHSAGALPVRLDAHGVDLAVGCTYKYLNGGPGSPAFLYVRAAHQAAFDSPLPGWNSHAEPFGMRPAYTRAQGATAGRVGTPDILSLLALEAALGVWEGVDLAAVRAKSLALTDFFLECVDRYVPAGSLESVTPAAHEERGSQLALRTPRAAALMPRLIARGVVGDFRPPDILRFGFTPLYVGYADAERAARVLAEELGAGE; translated from the coding sequence GTGTCTGAGCGCCACGCCGCGGACACGTCCGCACGACCCGCCTCCGGGAACGACACCGCCGCCGCGCTCCGTGCCACCGCCCACCGGCTCGACGCCGAGGACCCGCTGCGGCCGGTGCGGGAGCGGTTCACGCTCCCCGAGGACGTCGTCTACCTCGACGGGAACTCGCTCGGCGCCCTGCCGAAGGCGGTCCCCGACCGCCTCGCCCGCGTCATCGCGCACGAGTGGGGCGCGCTCGGCATCCGCTCGTGGACGGAGAGCGGCTGGTGGGAGGCGCCGGAGCGGGTCGGCGAGCTGATCGCGCCGCTCGTCGGCGCGGGGCCCGGACAGGTCGTCGTCGGCGACTCGACGAGCGTCAACCTCTTCAAGGCGCTCGTCGCGGCCGTCCGGCTCGCGGGCGAGGGTCGCGACGAGGTCCTCGTCGACTCCTCGTCCTTCCCGACGGACGGCTACATCGCCGAGGCGGCGGTACGGCTGACGGGCCACCGCCTCGTCCCCGTCCTGCCCGCCGAGGTGCCCGGCCGGCTCGGTCCCCGTACCGCCGCCGTGCTCCTCAACCACGTCGACTACCGCACCGGGCGCCTGCACGACCTGCCCGGACTCACCGCCGCCGTGCACGAGGCGGGCGCGTACGCCGTCTGGGACCTGTGCCACAGCGCGGGCGCGCTGCCCGTGCGGCTCGACGCGCACGGCGTCGACCTCGCGGTCGGCTGCACGTACAAATACCTCAACGGCGGGCCGGGCTCCCCGGCCTTCCTGTACGTGCGCGCCGCCCACCAGGCCGCCTTCGACTCGCCGCTCCCCGGCTGGAACTCGCACGCGGAACCCTTCGGGATGCGGCCCGCCTACACGCGCGCGCAGGGCGCGACAGCCGGGCGGGTCGGGACCCCCGACATCCTGTCGCTGCTCGCCCTGGAGGCCGCGCTCGGTGTCTGGGAGGGCGTGGATCTCGCAGCCGTACGGGCCAAGTCGCTGGCGCTCACGGACTTCTTCCTGGAGTGCGTCGACCGGTACGTACCGGCCGGGAGCCTGGAGTCCGTCACCCCGGCCGCGCACGAGGAACGCGGCAGCCAGCTCGCGCTGCGCACCCCGCGCGCCGCCGCGCTCATGCCCCGGCTCATCGCGCGCGGCGTCGTCGGCGACTTCCGGCCGCCGGACATCCTCCGCTTCGGCTTCACGCCGCTGTACGTGGGATACGCGGACGCGGAACGCGCGGCGCGGGTCCTGGCGGAGGAGCTGGGCGCGGGGGAGTGA
- the fbaA gene encoding class II fructose-bisphosphate aldolase, translating to MPIATPEVYNEMLDRAKAGKFAYPAINVTSTQTLHAALRGFAEAESDGIIQISTGGAEFLGGQYSKDMVTGAVGLAEFAHVVAEKYPVTVALHTDHCPKDKLDGYVRPLLAVSAERVKAGQNPLFQSHMWDGSAETLDDNLAIGQELLALAKAAKIILEVEITPTGGEEDGVSHEINDNLYTTVDDAIRTVEALGLGEKGRYLLAASFGNVHGVYKPGNVVLRPELLKDLSEGVAAKYGKQQPFDFVFHGGSGSTKEEIETALENGVVKMNLDTDTQYAFTRPVADHMFRNYDGVLKVDGEVGDKKTYDPRTWGKLAEAGMAERVTEAARTLRSAGHSLSA from the coding sequence ATGCCCATCGCAACCCCCGAGGTCTACAACGAGATGCTCGACCGGGCGAAGGCAGGCAAGTTCGCCTACCCGGCCATCAACGTGACCTCCACGCAGACCCTGCACGCGGCGCTGCGCGGCTTCGCCGAGGCCGAGAGCGACGGCATCATCCAGATCTCCACCGGGGGTGCGGAGTTCCTGGGCGGTCAGTACAGCAAGGACATGGTCACCGGCGCGGTCGGTCTCGCGGAGTTCGCGCACGTCGTCGCCGAGAAGTACCCGGTCACCGTGGCCCTGCACACCGACCACTGTCCCAAGGACAAGCTCGACGGCTACGTCCGCCCGCTGCTCGCGGTCTCCGCCGAGCGCGTCAAGGCCGGTCAGAACCCGCTCTTCCAGTCGCACATGTGGGACGGCTCCGCCGAGACCCTGGACGACAACCTGGCCATCGGGCAGGAGCTGCTCGCGCTGGCGAAGGCCGCGAAGATCATCCTTGAGGTCGAGATCACCCCGACCGGTGGCGAGGAGGACGGCGTCTCGCACGAGATCAACGACAACCTCTACACCACCGTCGACGACGCGATCCGCACCGTCGAGGCGCTCGGTCTCGGCGAGAAGGGCCGCTACCTGCTCGCCGCCTCCTTCGGCAACGTGCACGGCGTCTACAAGCCGGGCAACGTCGTCCTCCGCCCCGAGCTGCTCAAGGACCTGAGCGAGGGCGTCGCCGCCAAGTACGGCAAGCAGCAGCCCTTCGACTTCGTCTTCCACGGCGGTTCCGGCTCCACCAAGGAGGAGATCGAGACCGCGCTGGAGAACGGCGTCGTCAAGATGAACCTCGACACGGACACGCAGTACGCCTTCACGCGCCCCGTCGCGGACCACATGTTCCGCAACTACGACGGTGTGCTGAAGGTCGACGGCGAGGTCGGCGACAAGAAGACGTACGACCCCCGCACCTGGGGCAAGCTCGCCGAGGCCGGTATGGCCGAGCGCGTCACCGAGGCGGCCCGCACGCTGCGCTCGGCGGGTCACAGCCTCAGCGCCTGA
- a CDS encoding tryptophan 2,3-dioxygenase — MSYDPLNTPNHPDAAHPASAGTAPHPGTPDTPNPPDSAPEAPHLDFAGSTPYEDYVHADVLTHLQELRSEDPGEMVFLVTTQVMELWFTVLVHEWETAARALREDELPRALDALRRSRRELDALNASWLPLAGLTPAQFNSYRGALGEGSGFQSAMYRRLEFLLGEKSAAMLVPHKGTARAHAELEKALHEPGLYDEALRFLARRGHPVPPSVLDRDLSRRYEPSEQVEAVWAEIYRGDQRGEEVRLGEALTDVGELVWRWRNDHLTATRRAMGSKQGTGGSAGVAWLEKRATKSVFPELWTARGRV; from the coding sequence ATGTCGTACGACCCCTTGAATACCCCGAACCACCCGGACGCCGCGCACCCCGCGAGCGCCGGCACCGCGCCTCACCCGGGCACCCCGGACACCCCGAATCCCCCGGACAGCGCTCCCGAAGCCCCCCACCTCGACTTCGCGGGCAGCACCCCGTACGAGGACTACGTGCACGCCGACGTGCTCACGCACCTCCAGGAGCTGCGCTCCGAGGACCCCGGCGAGATGGTCTTCCTCGTGACGACGCAGGTCATGGAGTTGTGGTTCACCGTCCTCGTGCACGAGTGGGAGACCGCCGCGCGGGCGCTGCGCGAGGACGAGCTGCCGCGCGCGCTCGACGCGCTGCGCCGCTCGCGCCGCGAGCTGGATGCCCTCAACGCCTCCTGGCTCCCGCTCGCGGGGCTCACCCCCGCCCAGTTCAACAGCTACCGGGGCGCCCTCGGCGAGGGCTCGGGCTTCCAGTCGGCGATGTACCGGCGCCTGGAGTTCCTGCTCGGCGAGAAGTCCGCGGCGATGCTCGTGCCGCACAAGGGCACGGCGCGGGCGCACGCCGAGCTGGAGAAGGCGCTCCACGAGCCCGGTCTCTACGACGAGGCGCTGCGCTTCCTCGCCCGGCGCGGCCACCCCGTGCCGCCCTCCGTGCTCGACCGCGACCTGAGCCGCCGCTACGAGCCGTCCGAGCAGGTCGAGGCGGTGTGGGCGGAGATCTACCGGGGCGATCAGCGCGGCGAGGAGGTACGGCTCGGCGAGGCGCTCACGGACGTGGGCGAGCTGGTGTGGCGATGGCGCAACGACCACCTCACGGCGACGCGCCGCGCGATGGGCTCCAAGCAGGGAACTGGCGGCTCGGCGGGCGTCGCCTGGCTGGAGAAACGCGCCACGAAGAGCGTTTTCCCCGAGCTGTGGACGGCGCGCGGCCGTGTCTGA
- a CDS encoding polyamine aminopropyltransferase, whose translation MSEPRSVVPPAQPPPRPGAEGSGDVLVDERGPRGEAAGRDTGQEAGQDAAPELLPLSLPVRPGVGRFLVLLAVFVCAACGLVYELELVALASYLLGDSVTQASLVLSVMVFAMGIGSLLAKRLCTRAAAAFGAIEAGLALVGGCSALALYGAFAWSGRFPGAWASGSSGLLIGFTFAIGVLIGGEVPLLMVLIQRIRRQEAGGAVADLFAADYVGALVGGLAFPFLLLPFLGQLTGALLTGAINACAGAALVLGLFHRDLSRRARWTLLVLNAFVLGLLAMAATHVGDFERAARRAVFGDDVRVAFHSDVQDIVLAGRSGEPLTLYLGDGPRVSSADEGVYHQALVRPALAGPHARVLVLGGGDGLAVREVLRVPGVRVVDVVEVDRELLRLARRDPRLGGLNRHALDDPRVHAVSDDAFTWLRANRRRFDAVVADLPDPRQTAATKLYSQEFYGLLKRALAPGARSVVHVGSPGRDARDYWRAERTLRAAGLRTAPYAAKKGRAEWGFLLAASGERPPLAVPARPGGGFGARELLAGARRVAGTRVRGLEPSTLVSPRYGL comes from the coding sequence GTGTCCGAGCCGCGTTCCGTCGTCCCACCCGCTCAGCCACCGCCCCGGCCGGGGGCGGAGGGCTCGGGCGACGTGCTCGTGGACGAACGCGGACCCCGCGGAGAGGCTGCCGGGCGGGACACCGGGCAAGAGGCCGGGCAGGACGCCGCGCCCGAACTGCTCCCGCTCTCGCTGCCGGTGCGGCCCGGCGTCGGCCGCTTCCTCGTGCTGCTCGCCGTCTTCGTCTGCGCGGCCTGCGGACTCGTCTACGAACTCGAACTCGTCGCCCTCGCCTCGTACCTGCTCGGCGACTCGGTCACGCAGGCGTCCCTCGTCCTCTCCGTCATGGTCTTCGCGATGGGCATCGGCTCGCTCCTCGCGAAACGGCTGTGCACACGCGCCGCGGCGGCCTTCGGCGCGATCGAGGCGGGGCTCGCGCTCGTCGGCGGGTGCAGCGCCCTCGCGCTCTACGGGGCCTTCGCCTGGTCGGGGCGCTTCCCGGGCGCGTGGGCGAGCGGTTCGAGCGGGCTGCTCATCGGCTTCACCTTCGCCATCGGGGTGCTGATCGGCGGTGAGGTGCCGCTGCTCATGGTGCTCATCCAGCGCATCAGGCGGCAGGAGGCGGGGGGCGCGGTCGCCGACCTCTTCGCCGCCGACTACGTGGGGGCGCTCGTCGGCGGGCTCGCCTTCCCCTTCCTCCTGCTTCCCTTCCTCGGCCAGCTCACCGGCGCGCTGCTCACCGGCGCGATCAACGCCTGCGCGGGCGCGGCGCTCGTCCTCGGCCTCTTCCACCGCGACCTGAGCCGCCGCGCCCGCTGGACCCTCCTGGTGCTCAACGCCTTCGTCCTCGGCCTCCTCGCGATGGCCGCGACCCACGTCGGCGACTTCGAACGCGCCGCGCGCCGCGCCGTCTTCGGCGACGACGTACGCGTCGCGTTCCACAGCGATGTGCAGGACATCGTCCTGGCGGGCCGGTCCGGGGAGCCGCTGACGCTCTACCTCGGTGACGGACCGCGCGTCAGCTCGGCCGACGAGGGCGTCTACCACCAGGCGCTCGTCCGCCCCGCCCTGGCCGGCCCGCACGCGCGCGTGCTCGTCCTCGGCGGGGGCGACGGGCTCGCGGTGCGGGAGGTGCTGCGCGTTCCCGGGGTGCGCGTCGTGGACGTCGTGGAGGTGGACCGCGAGCTGCTGCGCCTCGCCCGCAGGGACCCCCGCCTCGGCGGCCTCAACCGGCACGCGCTCGACGACCCGCGCGTGCACGCCGTCTCCGACGACGCCTTCACGTGGCTGCGCGCCAACCGGCGGCGCTTCGACGCCGTCGTCGCCGACCTGCCCGACCCGCGCCAGACGGCGGCCACGAAGCTCTATTCGCAGGAGTTCTACGGGCTCCTGAAGCGGGCCCTCGCCCCCGGTGCCCGCTCCGTCGTGCACGTCGGCTCGCCGGGACGCGACGCGCGCGACTACTGGCGCGCCGAGCGCACCCTGCGCGCCGCCGGACTGCGCACGGCGCCGTACGCGGCGAAGAAGGGACGCGCGGAGTGGGGGTTCCTGCTCGCGGCCTCCGGCGAGCGACCACCGCTCGCGGTGCCCGCGCGGCCGGGGGGCGGGTTCGGCGCGCGGGAGTTGCTGGCCGGTGCGCGGCGGGTGGCGGGGACGCGGGTGCGGGGGCTGGAGCCGTCGACGCTCGTGTCGCCCCGGTACGGGCTGTGA
- the pyrE gene encoding orotate phosphoribosyltransferase — protein sequence MTDARSELLQQIKDKAVVHGKVTLSSGIEADYYVDLRRITLDGAAAPLVGEVMLDLVDNLDFEAVGGLTLGADPVADAMLHAAHARGKRVDAFVVRKTAKTHGMQRRIEGPDITGRRVLVVEDTSTTGGSPLTAVEAVREAGGHVVAVATIVDRDTGAGEKIAGEAGVPYLYAYALNELGL from the coding sequence ATGACTGACGCACGTTCCGAGCTGCTCCAGCAGATCAAGGACAAGGCCGTGGTGCACGGCAAGGTGACGCTCTCCTCGGGCATCGAGGCCGACTACTACGTCGATCTGCGCCGGATCACGCTCGACGGCGCCGCCGCGCCGCTCGTCGGCGAGGTCATGCTCGACCTCGTCGACAACCTCGACTTCGAGGCGGTCGGCGGGCTCACCCTCGGCGCCGACCCGGTCGCCGACGCGATGCTGCACGCCGCGCACGCGCGCGGGAAGCGCGTGGACGCCTTCGTGGTGCGCAAGACCGCGAAGACGCACGGGATGCAGCGCCGTATCGAGGGCCCGGACATCACGGGGCGCCGCGTGCTCGTCGTCGAGGACACCTCCACGACCGGCGGTTCGCCGCTCACCGCCGTGGAGGCAGTGCGCGAGGCCGGAGGGCACGTCGTCGCCGTCGCCACGATCGTGGACCGCGACACCGGCGCGGGCGAGAAGATCGCGGGCGAGGCGGGCGTCCCGTACCTCTACGCCTACGCGCTCAACGAGCTGGGCCTCTGA